A genome region from Nocardia sp. NBC_00565 includes the following:
- a CDS encoding cytochrome P450, with amino-acid sequence MTVQSHDPTPARVRFNPFSAAFRRDPYPQYQQLREAQPVHRTLGMWVLTRHADVRGVLHDRSFSAGLIPRLVSEQAERLGQHEVGRIERLGRKSLVFTDNPDHARLRGLVNRVFTARAVAELRPLVAGIAEDLMRQAWRAGGVDVITDLAAPLPVAVLCEWMALPEGVRARVGPWTHDIRFLLEPGLIKAGDFERVCAVVEEFAAAMDAVLAERRARPGPDLISRLLAACTAGGDQLSDEEVVFVCIMCFVAGNETTKSLIGNGVLALLRHPDQAALLHRRPELSKAAVTETLRYDCPLQLTKRLATRDLDIDGKRISAGDQVLVCLGAANRDPAVFDRPDEFDLTRAAGDHLAFGHGMHGCLGGLLAELQAEVAFEYLYRHSQNLELRTDELDWQDHSFIVRGLKSLPIALRNAG; translated from the coding sequence ATGACGGTCCAGTCGCACGATCCGACCCCGGCGCGGGTCCGGTTCAACCCCTTCAGCGCGGCGTTCCGGCGTGATCCCTACCCGCAGTACCAGCAGTTGCGCGAGGCGCAGCCGGTGCACCGGACATTGGGTATGTGGGTGCTGACCCGACACGCCGATGTGCGCGGCGTCCTGCACGACCGCTCGTTCAGCGCGGGGCTGATTCCCCGGCTGGTCAGCGAGCAGGCCGAGCGGCTCGGGCAGCACGAGGTCGGGCGAATCGAGCGGCTCGGCCGAAAGTCCTTGGTATTCACCGACAATCCGGACCATGCGCGACTGCGCGGACTGGTGAACCGGGTGTTCACCGCCCGCGCCGTCGCCGAGTTGCGCCCGCTGGTCGCAGGGATCGCCGAGGACTTGATGCGGCAGGCGTGGCGTGCGGGTGGCGTGGATGTGATCACCGATCTGGCCGCGCCACTGCCGGTCGCGGTCCTGTGCGAGTGGATGGCGCTGCCCGAGGGCGTGCGTGCGCGCGTCGGTCCCTGGACCCACGACATCCGGTTCCTACTGGAGCCGGGGCTGATCAAGGCCGGGGACTTCGAGCGGGTCTGTGCGGTGGTCGAGGAGTTCGCCGCCGCCATGGACGCCGTACTCGCCGAGCGCCGCGCCCGTCCCGGCCCGGACCTGATCAGCCGATTGCTCGCCGCGTGCACCGCGGGTGGCGACCAATTGAGCGATGAGGAGGTGGTCTTCGTCTGCATCATGTGTTTCGTCGCGGGCAACGAGACCACGAAATCCCTTATCGGCAATGGCGTGCTCGCGCTGCTGCGGCATCCGGACCAGGCCGCGCTGCTGCATCGCCGTCCCGAATTGAGCAAGGCCGCGGTCACCGAGACCCTTCGGTACGACTGCCCGCTCCAGCTGACCAAGCGCCTGGCCACCCGAGATCTCGATATCGATGGCAAGCGGATATCGGCGGGTGATCAGGTGCTGGTGTGTCTGGGGGCAGCCAACCGCGACCCCGCGGTCTTCGACCGGCCGGATGAGTTCGACCTCACCCGCGCGGCCGGGGACCACCTCGCCTTCGGCCACGGTATGCACGGCTGCCTCGGCGGGCTGCTCGCCGAACTACAGGCCGAGGTCGCCTTCGAATACCTCTACCGACACTCGCAGAACCTCGAGCTCCGAACCGACGAACTCGATTGGCAAGACCACAGTTTCATCGTCCGCGGGCTGAAAAGCCTGCCGATCGCATTGCGGAACGCCGGATGA
- a CDS encoding fatty acyl-AMP ligase — translation MPQSTLLPDILQNRAVDEPDRTAYVFLDETGSETATLTYRELHDRALAVAEQLRSRCAPGDRALLVFPQSLDFIVAYFGCLYAHIIAVPVNPPRRNRVQAATRSIVGDCRPAAVLTIGAMIETLRPDLEPICSARHWLAVDDMPAADTGWTPTSADPDAVAFLQYTSGSTSAPKGVMVTHRNLIANEEMIRQGFGHDRDSTVVGWAPFFHDQGLIGNVLQPLYVGATSILMSPIAFIRRPLLWLETISRYRAHTSGGPNFAFDACVARAVAGNMPELDLSSWRVAFNGAEPIRPETLSRFAKTFAPHGFAEQALYPCYGLAEATLLVSGGAKGRGPRMLDADIEALGRRRYVGATQGQGRTLVGSGRVLPGEDVRIVDPETGQPCSADRIGEIWVAGDHIAQGYWGRPTATAEILRARRADEPAQNYLRTGDLGVVVDGELYVVGRLKDMVIIRGRNYYPHDIEHTVQQAHPAVRVGSGAVFSVPGRDDEKLVVVQEIRRDCAPDADATDIAGAIRAAVLQEHELAVAEVVLTAPDQVQKTSSGKIMRAAARKRYLAGEFETWMPRTPEELTERPRS, via the coding sequence GTGCCGCAATCGACTCTGCTTCCCGATATCCTCCAGAACCGGGCCGTCGACGAGCCGGACCGCACGGCATATGTGTTCCTGGACGAAACCGGTTCGGAGACAGCCACACTGACCTACCGCGAACTGCACGACCGGGCGCTCGCCGTGGCCGAGCAACTCAGGTCCCGGTGCGCGCCCGGTGATCGCGCTCTACTGGTGTTTCCGCAGAGCCTCGACTTCATCGTCGCGTACTTCGGTTGCCTCTACGCGCATATCATCGCGGTGCCGGTGAATCCGCCGCGCCGCAACCGAGTTCAGGCGGCGACCCGATCCATTGTCGGTGACTGCCGCCCCGCCGCGGTGCTCACGATCGGCGCGATGATCGAGACGCTGCGGCCGGATCTGGAGCCGATCTGCTCGGCCCGCCATTGGCTCGCCGTCGACGATATGCCCGCGGCCGACACCGGCTGGACGCCGACATCCGCCGATCCGGATGCCGTTGCGTTCCTTCAGTACACCTCCGGTTCCACTTCGGCGCCCAAGGGCGTCATGGTCACCCATCGGAACCTGATCGCGAACGAGGAGATGATCCGGCAGGGCTTCGGCCACGACCGGGACTCGACGGTGGTCGGCTGGGCCCCCTTCTTCCACGACCAGGGTCTGATCGGCAATGTGTTGCAGCCGCTCTATGTGGGGGCGACCAGCATCCTGATGTCGCCGATCGCATTCATTCGCAGGCCGCTGCTGTGGCTGGAGACCATCTCCCGGTACCGCGCGCACACCAGCGGCGGCCCGAACTTCGCCTTCGACGCCTGTGTCGCGCGCGCGGTCGCCGGGAATATGCCCGAATTGGATCTGAGCAGCTGGCGGGTGGCATTCAACGGGGCCGAGCCGATTCGTCCCGAGACGCTGTCGCGGTTCGCGAAAACATTTGCACCGCATGGATTCGCCGAGCAGGCGCTGTATCCGTGCTACGGCCTCGCCGAGGCGACGCTGCTCGTCTCGGGCGGTGCGAAAGGCCGGGGCCCGCGCATGCTCGATGCGGATATCGAAGCGCTCGGCCGTCGGCGCTATGTCGGTGCGACGCAGGGCCAGGGCCGCACGCTGGTCGGTTCGGGGCGCGTGCTACCCGGCGAAGATGTGCGCATCGTCGATCCCGAGACCGGGCAGCCGTGCTCGGCGGATCGAATCGGTGAGATCTGGGTGGCGGGAGACCATATCGCACAGGGCTATTGGGGGCGCCCCACGGCGACGGCGGAGATTCTCCGCGCCCGCCGCGCGGACGAGCCGGCACAAAACTATCTACGCACCGGCGACCTCGGCGTGGTCGTTGACGGTGAGCTGTATGTGGTGGGCCGACTGAAGGATATGGTCATCATTCGCGGCCGGAACTACTATCCGCACGATATCGAACACACGGTGCAGCAGGCGCATCCGGCGGTGCGGGTCGGCAGCGGCGCGGTGTTCTCGGTGCCGGGACGCGACGACGAGAAGTTGGTTGTCGTCCAGGAGATCAGGCGCGACTGCGCGCCGGATGCCGATGCCACCGATATCGCGGGTGCGATCCGGGCGGCGGTGTTGCAGGAGCACGAACTCGCGGTCGCCGAGGTGGTCCTGACCGCGCCGGACCAGGTGCAGAAGACGAGCAGCGGCAAGATCATGCGGGCGGCGGCCAGAAAACGTTATCTGGCAGGCGAATTCGAGACCTGGATGCCGCGCACACCCGAAGAACTGACAGAACGACCGAGGAGCTGA
- a CDS encoding cyclopropane-fatty-acyl-phospholipid synthase family protein: protein MSASIEADRAAAAAAAIRHHYDAGNDFYRLWLDPSLTYSCALRENADDTLEIAQDRKLRFHLNAIGADKARAVLDIGCGWGAILQRLAQQGVARSVGLTLSPEQAEFVRARAHPGVEVRTENWLHYEPDTRFDGIISIGAFEHFARPDDSAAEKIRVYREFFTRCLDWLHADGVLSLQTIAYANMAREQASAFMQQEIFPDADLPTLAEITAAAEGIFEVRSITNGRLDYAWTCAEWARRLRAHRTEAAEIVGNEVVARYERYLKLSALGFRMGKIGLLRLVLVPYGTGFFADRVRAR, encoded by the coding sequence GTGTCCGCATCGATCGAGGCCGATCGGGCCGCCGCCGCGGCCGCCGCGATCCGGCATCACTACGACGCGGGTAACGACTTCTATCGGCTCTGGCTGGACCCGTCCCTGACCTACTCCTGCGCGTTGCGCGAAAACGCCGACGACACACTGGAAATCGCCCAGGACCGCAAGCTCCGGTTCCATCTGAATGCCATCGGCGCGGACAAGGCCCGCGCCGTGCTGGATATCGGCTGCGGATGGGGTGCGATCCTGCAGCGCCTGGCGCAGCAGGGCGTTGCCAGATCCGTCGGGCTGACCCTCAGCCCCGAGCAGGCCGAGTTCGTGCGGGCCCGCGCCCATCCCGGCGTCGAGGTGCGGACCGAGAACTGGCTGCACTACGAGCCGGACACCCGTTTCGACGGCATCATCTCCATCGGTGCCTTCGAACACTTTGCCAGGCCGGATGATTCGGCGGCCGAGAAGATCCGCGTGTACCGGGAGTTCTTCACCCGCTGCCTTGACTGGCTGCACGCGGACGGCGTGCTGTCGCTGCAGACGATCGCCTACGCGAATATGGCGCGCGAGCAGGCGAGCGCCTTCATGCAGCAGGAGATCTTCCCCGATGCGGACCTACCTACGCTCGCGGAGATCACGGCCGCGGCCGAGGGCATCTTCGAGGTCCGCTCGATCACCAACGGCCGCCTCGACTACGCGTGGACCTGCGCCGAGTGGGCACGCAGGCTCCGTGCCCACCGGACCGAGGCCGCCGAGATCGTCGGCAATGAGGTGGTCGCCCGCTACGAGCGCTACCTCAAACTGTCCGCGCTCGGTTTCCGGATGGGCAAAATCGGCCTGTTGCGCCTCGTGCTGGTGCCGTACGGCACCGGATTCTTCGCCGATCGAGTACGGGCCCGATGA
- a CDS encoding response regulator, with amino-acid sequence MTRVMPLRCLIVDDSPNFLAAARGLLEQQGVIVVGVASSGVEALRRVTQLRPDVTLVDVDLGAESGFELAERLAVPVILISTHSEQDFADLIAASRAVGFLSKSALSSAAIRDLLRGAGPLSAPRGT; translated from the coding sequence ATGACGCGGGTTATGCCGTTACGCTGCCTCATCGTCGATGACAGCCCGAATTTCCTCGCTGCCGCTCGTGGTCTGCTCGAGCAGCAGGGAGTCATTGTCGTCGGCGTGGCCTCCTCCGGTGTCGAAGCGCTGCGGCGGGTCACGCAGCTGCGACCCGATGTCACTCTGGTCGACGTCGATCTCGGTGCCGAGAGCGGTTTCGAACTCGCCGAGCGCCTCGCCGTGCCGGTCATATTGATCTCCACCCACTCCGAGCAGGACTTCGCCGATCTGATCGCGGCAAGCCGGGCGGTGGGCTTCCTTTCCAAGTCCGCGCTGTCGTCCGCCGCCATCCGCGATCTACTCCGCGGCGCCGGTCCGCTCAGCGCGCCTCGAGGAACCTGA
- a CDS encoding thioesterase II family protein: protein MTGTKTWLRCEPADAAVRLICLPHAGAGASSFNRWLGLFPPDIAAVRVQLPGREDVSHQQALRRVGDAVDGLLPQLTRSGDTRLALYGHSMGSLVAFELARALVAAGRPPVHLFVSGRRAPQLPASRMPLHRLPDDDFAAALAAMGAWGAAGRSSAFLHYALPLTRADLELSEEYRYHPLPRLGCPITAFHGTKDPVVDPAEIEAWHELTDGAFASYEFPGDHLFHHRHRVAIAATMTAALQ, encoded by the coding sequence ATGACGGGCACGAAGACGTGGCTGCGGTGCGAGCCTGCCGACGCGGCGGTGCGGCTGATCTGTCTTCCGCACGCCGGCGCGGGCGCGTCATCGTTCAACCGCTGGCTCGGCCTTTTCCCGCCGGATATCGCCGCGGTCCGGGTCCAGTTGCCCGGCCGCGAGGATGTCTCGCACCAACAGGCGCTGCGCCGCGTCGGCGACGCGGTGGACGGGTTGCTGCCGCAGCTGACGCGATCGGGCGATACCCGATTGGCACTATACGGCCACAGCATGGGGTCACTGGTGGCATTCGAACTGGCCCGCGCACTCGTCGCCGCTGGCAGGCCGCCGGTACACCTGTTCGTCTCCGGCCGCCGGGCACCGCAGCTGCCCGCCAGCCGGATGCCGCTGCACCGCCTACCCGATGACGATTTCGCCGCAGCGCTCGCCGCGATGGGTGCGTGGGGCGCGGCGGGCCGCAGCTCCGCCTTCCTGCACTATGCGCTGCCGCTCACCCGAGCGGATCTGGAGCTCTCCGAGGAGTACCGCTACCACCCGCTGCCCAGGCTCGGCTGCCCGATCACCGCCTTCCACGGAACCAAGGATCCGGTGGTCGATCCGGCCGAGATCGAGGCCTGGCACGAGCTGACCGACGGTGCCTTCGCGAGCTACGAATTCCCCGGCGACCATCTCTTCCACCATCGGCATCGAGTGGCCATCGCGGCGACGATGACCGCAGCATTGCAGTGA
- a CDS encoding aldo/keto reductase, with product MKTTTLGTSGLLVSRIAFGTWQLGGEWGYFDETAAITAIRRARELGVNFFDTAQAYGFGASEQLLGKALRHELTTARDELVIATKGGLRRTETGMVRDASPDWLRRGVDASLTALGLDHIDLYQVHWPDPAVPAAETAGALAELIAAGKIRHVGVSNYDAGQVAEFSATLPVESVQPPYHLFRREAEDELLPYCRAHHLGVLVYGPLAHGLLTGTLSTYSIFADDDWRSSSSVFTGDTYERNLATVQALQTFAGERGITVSQLAIAWTLANPAVHVAIVGARRADHVQDSLGAADVALSADDLDEIDKIMAWATPVAGPSPESVR from the coding sequence ATGAAGACAACAACATTGGGAACCAGCGGCCTGCTCGTCTCCCGAATCGCCTTCGGCACATGGCAACTCGGCGGCGAGTGGGGCTATTTCGACGAAACGGCGGCGATCACCGCGATCCGCCGCGCCCGCGAGCTCGGTGTCAATTTCTTCGACACCGCGCAGGCATACGGCTTCGGCGCGTCCGAACAGCTGCTGGGCAAGGCCCTGCGGCACGAACTGACCACCGCCCGAGACGAACTCGTGATCGCCACCAAGGGCGGCCTACGCCGTACCGAGACCGGGATGGTCCGCGACGCGAGTCCCGACTGGCTGCGCCGCGGCGTGGATGCCAGCCTGACCGCACTCGGCCTCGACCACATCGACCTCTACCAGGTGCACTGGCCCGACCCCGCCGTACCCGCCGCCGAGACCGCGGGCGCGTTGGCCGAACTCATCGCCGCGGGCAAGATCCGCCACGTCGGCGTCTCCAATTACGACGCGGGGCAGGTTGCGGAATTCTCCGCGACCCTGCCGGTCGAGTCCGTGCAGCCGCCGTACCACCTGTTCCGGCGCGAGGCCGAGGACGAACTGCTGCCCTATTGCCGCGCGCACCACCTCGGTGTGCTGGTATACGGCCCGTTGGCGCATGGCCTGCTCACCGGAACACTCAGTACATACTCCATTTTCGCCGACGATGACTGGCGCAGCAGCAGTTCGGTCTTCACCGGCGACACCTACGAACGCAATCTGGCGACGGTACAGGCGCTGCAGACCTTCGCGGGCGAACGCGGAATCACGGTGAGCCAGTTGGCGATTGCGTGGACGCTGGCCAATCCGGCCGTGCATGTCGCCATTGTCGGCGCCCGCAGGGCCGATCACGTGCAGGACAGCCTCGGCGCCGCGGACGTCGCATTGAGCGCGGACGATCTCGACGAGATCGACAAGATCATGGCCTGGGCCACCCCGGTCGCCGGACCATCACCGGAGAGTGTCCGGTGA
- a CDS encoding HD domain-containing protein → MNDQIAGIAIPDSRMVAEATELVRGAAPPLLFHHSRRVYLFGMLQAQVRGLKPDPELLYVGAMFHDLGLTDIYRTTTQRFEVDGAEEARRFLTIHGIDDEAAQRVWTAIALHTTPGIPEHMGPEIACVTAGVETDVLGMGYDDLDPADIAAVTAAHPRPDFKRQILAAFTNGFADRPDTTFGTVNADVLEHFLPGFTRTDFVEVIESNSWPE, encoded by the coding sequence ATGAACGACCAGATCGCAGGCATCGCAATCCCCGACAGTCGCATGGTCGCCGAGGCTACCGAGCTGGTGCGTGGCGCGGCGCCACCGCTGCTGTTCCATCATTCGCGCCGCGTCTATTTGTTCGGGATGTTGCAAGCGCAGGTGCGCGGCCTGAAGCCCGACCCCGAATTGCTGTATGTCGGTGCGATGTTCCACGATCTCGGACTCACCGATATCTACCGCACCACCACGCAGCGGTTCGAGGTCGACGGCGCCGAGGAAGCCCGCCGCTTCCTCACCATCCACGGCATCGATGACGAAGCAGCGCAACGGGTATGGACGGCCATCGCGTTGCATACGACCCCGGGGATCCCGGAACATATGGGCCCCGAGATCGCCTGCGTGACCGCGGGTGTCGAGACCGACGTGCTCGGCATGGGATACGACGATCTCGATCCCGCCGATATCGCGGCCGTCACTGCGGCCCATCCGCGGCCGGACTTCAAACGGCAGATCCTCGCCGCCTTCACCAACGGCTTTGCCGATCGCCCGGACACTACCTTCGGGACCGTCAACGCCGACGTCCTCGAACACTTCCTGCCCGGCTTCACCCGGACGGATTTCGTCGAGGTCATCGAATCCAACTCTTGGCCCGAATAG
- a CDS encoding response regulator transcription factor, giving the protein MEPTTAGSDGARAAEPDHATTGLRVILVEDDVLLREGLASLLERSGFDVVAQAGDAVQLLKLVRDQAPELVVVDIRMPPTHTTEGLDAARAIRAEFPETGILVLSAHADVEHAMELLASGRGIGYLLKSRVTDVEDFVDTLHRIAKGASVVDPALVTELVSARRRDDPLAALSAREREVLALMAEGRSNAGIGRRLWVTEGTVEKHVRSILTKLNLPETGDDHRRVLAVVRFLEAR; this is encoded by the coding sequence ATGGAGCCGACCACGGCCGGATCGGACGGCGCCCGCGCAGCCGAACCCGACCACGCCACGACCGGATTGCGGGTGATTCTGGTCGAGGACGATGTCCTGCTGCGCGAGGGATTGGCGAGCCTGCTCGAGCGCTCGGGATTCGATGTCGTCGCGCAGGCAGGTGACGCCGTGCAACTACTGAAACTGGTCCGGGACCAAGCTCCCGAGCTCGTGGTGGTCGATATTCGGATGCCCCCGACCCACACCACCGAGGGCCTCGACGCCGCCCGCGCGATCCGCGCGGAATTCCCCGAGACCGGCATCCTCGTCCTGTCCGCCCATGCCGATGTCGAACATGCGATGGAGCTGCTGGCCAGTGGCCGCGGGATCGGCTACCTGCTCAAGAGCCGGGTCACCGACGTGGAGGATTTCGTCGACACCCTGCATCGCATCGCCAAAGGTGCGTCGGTCGTCGACCCGGCACTGGTCACCGAGCTGGTCTCCGCGCGGCGGCGCGACGATCCACTCGCCGCACTGAGCGCACGGGAGCGAGAGGTCTTGGCGTTGATGGCGGAAGGCCGTTCGAACGCCGGGATCGGCCGTCGATTGTGGGTCACCGAGGGCACGGTCGAAAAGCACGTCCGCAGCATTCTGACGAAGCTGAACCTGCCTGAGACCGGTGACGATCACCGCCGGGTCCTCGCGGTGGTCAGGTTCCTCGAGGCGCGCTGA
- a CDS encoding acyl-CoA desaturase, whose translation MISDPNGDLPEPRRKTISSPYIHRLQRRHFLLFDVLPILGTVGAFAFLAVHPFGITEFVLLFSMWLVTGLGVTVGYHRLFTHRTFKAVPWVAGLLAILGSMAGQGGVVSWVALHRRHHEYSDREGDPHSPNLAGGGFLGAVRGLAHSHFLWMRRHEYPNVVHYAPDLIKDRDLVRIARLYYYWVALGLLIPTVIGGLVSLSWTGAVSGLLWGGLVRIFVLEHIVWAINSFLHMFGTRPYESRENSHNGGIFALATLGESWHNNHHAFPESPSFGLNWYRLDPGFWLIELLAVCGLARDLKVPSADRIAAKRISAHTDQASHAA comes from the coding sequence ATGATTAGTGATCCGAATGGCGACTTGCCAGAGCCGCGTAGGAAGACGATCAGTAGTCCTTACATTCATCGGCTGCAGCGTCGGCATTTCCTTCTGTTCGATGTTCTGCCGATTCTCGGCACGGTTGGCGCATTTGCGTTTCTCGCAGTACATCCGTTCGGTATCACCGAATTCGTGCTGCTGTTCTCGATGTGGCTGGTCACCGGGCTCGGCGTGACCGTCGGCTATCACCGGCTGTTCACCCATCGCACGTTCAAGGCGGTGCCGTGGGTCGCCGGGTTGCTCGCGATCCTCGGTTCCATGGCGGGCCAGGGCGGCGTGGTCTCCTGGGTCGCGCTGCACCGCCGCCATCACGAGTACAGCGATCGCGAGGGCGATCCGCATTCGCCGAATCTCGCGGGCGGCGGCTTCCTCGGCGCGGTGCGCGGGCTCGCGCATTCGCACTTTCTGTGGATGCGCCGCCACGAGTATCCGAACGTCGTGCACTATGCGCCGGATCTGATCAAGGACCGCGACCTGGTCCGGATCGCCCGGCTGTACTACTACTGGGTCGCGCTCGGTCTGCTGATTCCCACGGTGATCGGCGGGCTGGTTTCGCTGAGCTGGACCGGGGCGGTGAGCGGGCTGCTGTGGGGCGGTCTGGTGCGGATCTTCGTACTCGAGCACATCGTCTGGGCCATCAATTCATTCCTGCATATGTTCGGCACCCGCCCCTATGAATCCCGCGAGAACAGCCACAACGGCGGCATATTCGCGCTCGCGACACTGGGGGAGTCGTGGCACAACAATCATCACGCCTTCCCGGAATCGCCGTCCTTCGGCTTGAATTGGTATCGCCTCGACCCCGGGTTCTGGCTTATCGAGCTGCTCGCCGTATGCGGTCTCGCACGGGACCTCAAGGTTCCCTCCGCGGACCGAATCGCGGCCAAGCGTATTTCCGCACATACCGACCAGGCCAGTCACGCAGCCTAA
- a CDS encoding GAF domain-containing protein, which yields MRRKQSRVRGWPASTPGAVTARHRTDIAPTSLRARLVSLSLRPTTPPCWLGVAVAAAFIAAESVLVYWLKQLSPGDAFGVVYLLGVLVVSTIWGLGVAVATSLASAIAFDYFRNWPNAFVPDADDLAAVAVFLVVALLANTLAGLARSHAAEADRRRAEADLVAEQQAALRRVATLVARGATSSEVFSAVAEESARCLGVLNATLLRYQPDGSGMIVAARDEPGLPKMPVGERLTLEGENIAAMVLQTGTPARMDSHDHASGSAAARIRELGLRAGVGAPIVVDGRLWGVIIAGTSRREPLPSDTEPRLAEFADLVATAIANAEAHAQLTASRARIVAAADEARRRLERDLHDGAQQRLVSLGLTLRTAESAVPPELSALQTQLSEVVAGLVDVSADLREISRGIHPAILSKGGLGPALKALARRSSVPVELDLDLTDRVPESAEVAAYYVAAEALTNAAKYAQASGIHIHARTEGPHLHLAVRDDGVGGAEPTEGSGLIGLTDRVEALGGQLQITSHPGCGTTLIVRIPIVTESPTTS from the coding sequence ATGAGGCGGAAGCAGTCCCGAGTACGCGGCTGGCCGGCATCCACGCCAGGCGCGGTCACCGCACGCCACCGCACCGATATCGCGCCGACCTCGCTGCGCGCGCGATTGGTGTCGTTGTCCTTGCGCCCGACGACGCCGCCCTGCTGGCTCGGGGTCGCGGTTGCCGCGGCGTTCATCGCGGCGGAATCGGTGCTGGTCTACTGGCTCAAACAACTCTCCCCCGGGGACGCGTTCGGTGTGGTCTACCTGCTCGGCGTCTTGGTGGTGTCCACCATCTGGGGACTCGGAGTAGCGGTGGCGACCTCACTGGCCAGCGCCATCGCCTTCGATTACTTCCGCAACTGGCCGAACGCCTTCGTCCCGGATGCCGATGATCTGGCGGCCGTCGCCGTATTCCTGGTCGTCGCGTTGCTGGCCAATACGCTCGCGGGCCTGGCCCGATCCCATGCCGCCGAGGCGGACAGACGACGAGCCGAGGCCGATCTCGTCGCTGAGCAGCAGGCCGCGCTGCGCCGGGTCGCCACGCTCGTCGCGCGCGGGGCGACCTCATCGGAGGTGTTCTCGGCGGTCGCCGAGGAATCGGCCCGCTGCCTCGGCGTATTGAATGCGACGCTGCTGCGCTACCAGCCCGATGGCTCGGGCATGATCGTCGCCGCCCGCGATGAACCCGGACTGCCGAAAATGCCGGTCGGCGAACGCCTCACGCTGGAGGGCGAAAATATCGCGGCGATGGTGCTGCAAACCGGCACGCCCGCCCGCATGGACAGCCACGACCATGCCTCCGGCTCCGCCGCCGCGCGCATCCGGGAGCTGGGGCTGCGCGCGGGGGTCGGCGCGCCGATCGTCGTCGACGGCCGACTGTGGGGAGTGATCATCGCAGGCACATCGCGCCGCGAGCCGCTGCCATCCGATACCGAACCGCGCTTGGCCGAGTTCGCGGACCTGGTCGCGACGGCCATCGCGAACGCCGAAGCGCACGCACAACTCACCGCCTCGCGCGCGAGGATCGTCGCCGCCGCGGACGAGGCCCGGCGACGTCTCGAACGCGACCTCCACGACGGGGCACAGCAGCGCCTCGTATCGCTGGGGCTCACGCTGCGCACCGCCGAATCCGCCGTCCCACCCGAGTTGAGCGCCCTGCAAACCCAGCTGTCGGAGGTGGTGGCGGGACTGGTCGACGTCTCGGCGGATCTGCGCGAGATCTCGCGCGGAATTCACCCGGCGATCCTGTCCAAAGGTGGACTCGGCCCCGCACTCAAAGCACTGGCGCGCCGCTCATCCGTCCCCGTCGAACTGGATCTGGACCTAACCGACCGGGTACCGGAGTCTGCCGAAGTAGCCGCGTATTACGTTGCGGCAGAAGCACTCACGAACGCGGCCAAATATGCGCAGGCATCCGGTATCCACATCCACGCCCGAACCGAAGGCCCGCACCTGCACCTCGCTGTCCGCGACGACGGCGTCGGCGGCGCCGAACCCACCGAAGGGTCGGGCCTCATCGGCCTGACCGACCGCGTAGAAGCCCTCGGCGGCCAGCTGCAGATCACGAGCCATCCAGGATGCGGGACAACCCTCATCGTGCGAATCCCGATCGTCACCGAGTCGCCGACGACCTCCTGA
- a CDS encoding Dps family protein, producing the protein MTTHMESNTGLRASSRLASNLQQVLVDLIALHLNGKQAHWNVVGHNFRDLHLQLDEIVDSARESSDTIAERMRALEAVPDGRPQTVASTTALPVLPAGEQDTSVIVDLVTTQIRTAVATVRAVHDDTDAEDPSTADLLHAIINQLEKQAWMLSSENRTRG; encoded by the coding sequence ATGACCACTCACATGGAATCGAATACCGGTTTGCGTGCCTCGTCACGACTGGCGAGTAACCTGCAGCAGGTCCTCGTCGACCTCATCGCGCTGCACTTGAACGGCAAGCAGGCGCATTGGAACGTCGTCGGTCACAACTTCCGTGATCTGCATCTGCAACTCGACGAAATCGTCGACTCCGCAAGGGAATCGAGCGACACCATCGCCGAACGGATGCGTGCACTGGAAGCCGTTCCCGATGGTCGGCCACAGACAGTCGCCTCGACCACCGCCCTGCCGGTTCTTCCGGCCGGTGAACAAGACACCTCCGTCATCGTGGACCTGGTCACCACCCAGATCCGCACCGCGGTGGCGACCGTGCGCGCGGTGCACGACGACACCGACGCCGAAGATCCATCCACGGCCGACCTATTGCACGCCATCATCAACCAGCTCGAAAAGCAGGCGTGGATGCTCAGCAGTGAAAACCGCACCCGGGGATAA
- a CDS encoding acyl carrier protein, translated as MDTSKEAIVIWCQEYLGNLLEIAPQSVDPAADFDRLGIDSALAVALLIEVEDRYGVDLAPEDLFENPNLNAIAAYLHEQSPRSVA; from the coding sequence GTGGATACGAGTAAAGAAGCGATCGTTATCTGGTGCCAGGAGTACCTCGGAAACCTGCTCGAGATCGCACCACAGTCGGTGGATCCGGCCGCGGATTTCGACCGGCTCGGCATCGACTCCGCCCTCGCCGTCGCGCTGCTGATCGAGGTCGAGGACCGATACGGCGTCGATCTGGCGCCGGAGGACCTGTTCGAGAACCCTAACCTCAATGCCATCGCCGCCTATCTGCATGAGCAGAGCCCGCGAAGCGTGGCCTAG